The Magnolia sinica isolate HGM2019 chromosome 9, MsV1, whole genome shotgun sequence sequence GgaacaatccactcatcaggtgtgccccacacGTGGATCGATCTAGACCACCAGCTGTCCattgatttggatggtttagtcCGCTTGATGAATGGGTCTTTCCGATTTCTTCCCAAGTAATCTTTACAATGTGTCCCACCTTTTCCACGGCTGGGATGTTATACACAAATAACACCCATAAAGAAAGCATTGTATTGGAACACTACCTAATGTCTTTTAGGTGAGTTTTTGAAACATAGGCCATCTATAACTTGAGTGGGTGACTTTTTAAATCGCTCGCTGCATGTGTTTCAACTCTGAGGTCACGGGTTCGagaacccatgtggtgtgtgtgggtgtgagagtGCATGTGTACAAGACCattcaaaaaatataaatcaAACTGCTTATATTAAGCTGTCCAAAAGGCTATTTTGCCTCAAATCTTTGTAATGGATTTCGAAGTACcgcatttacctccatttattcCCATCCAAACGACTCCTCTTAcctcatttactcccaattcctcACACGTACTctcatccaaatgacccctattGAACAACAAAGTCCTTGTACTTGATTTTTTCATTTTTCGGGGCCAGTAGTTCAGTAATCCCTGATTAttctctgttgggcccaccatgaatggatCATGCCACAATCTCAGATTGCAAGTCCTACCCGCCAATCTTGAGCATTTTTTACCGTTTGAATTTGGACAATCACCACCACATCTTTATTCCGGACCATCTATTTTCAGGCCAGAATATTGAAAGCTTCTTCTATGTAATCTAACTTCCCTGTTTGGTCCATCTGCAGTGGGGCCTGAagaccaaccatgggccccactcgtacAGCTTAAGTTGCCTTATATGCTTGGGTTGGAGATCATATAACTGCTaatctggtggaccccactgcagtCCAAACAGGCCTCCCCATTCCAATCCATCTCATGTTGTACCACAAACCACCCAGCATCATATAATTCTCCAGATGATTATAAAATTACCAGTAAAAATATTAGAGAGGGAGAAATGTAATATACAATGCAAGAAAATCCAATggattagtgtttttttttttaaaaaaaaaaggaccctCCCATCATCTAATTCTAATCACATTTTGCACTATCAAAGGGATGAAACCCAACAACAATATACATTATACactcatcagtgggccccacatccgatCGCCGAATCCTATCCGCCTCCCGAACTTCTTCCCCGAATCTGAACCATCAGTCCACCTTCCATGCATACAAGAACAAGCTGAACCCAGGTTGTACCCCATGATTCCTAGCCAAGCACCCATCGTAGCCGCCATCCCCATCACTTACCCGACTGCCATGATCACTGCCGTCATCTTCTCCATCTTGGCCAGGCAGTTGCGCAGGCTGGCCGGGCTTAAAGATAAACAATGCGTGGACCATGCCGGGCCCACTAAATAACCAATCGTGCACGTCCCAAAACACTTGCACCGGTATCTCGTTCACCGTCACCGTCTGATTGCCCCGAAACTTCCACTGTAGGTTATTGACATGAATCATGACGATCCCATCGATGCTGATCCACATATCAGACTCTGTAGCCATTGAAATTGAGTTCTCTATCAGAATTTCATGGTCCTTCTTCTCATCAAACTTAGCTCTTGCAGAGAAACTTCTCTTTCCAAATACATTCTCCTTCTTTGATACTAATGTAGCATTTATCAATGATGGTCTGGACTTACTTCTCTTGTAAGCTTCTTTCTTGTAATCTCCTAACAACAATACTACTTCTTCGTCACAGACCATGGCCACATAATAGTCGCTCGACGGCTCTGATCTGCCGGAGAATTTCGCCACCCGTAAGTCCCAGAACACATTGATCCGCTTGCCGTCGACATCAAATGACTTGAATCCTTTCTTGTTCCAGAAATGCCATGGCTTGAGATCGATCTTGCACGTCGAATGTTGATCGCTATGTGGgctatggacggtgaggatgagtgTATGGTTCATGAGGTTCTTGCCCCACACGACGGTCACATTACGACAGACGTCGCCGATCTTGGCCTGATAGATGGATGTGACAGTGCAGTGAGGATCCTCCGTTGGTTTTTCACTGGAGGTTGATGATGTGGTCCCATGAGAATCTTTCATTGGATTGCAATCCTAGCCTGTGAGAAAATTATCaatatgtggtggggtccactttcatCCCAATCAAAGGCCTGATCACTGGGACATGATCATGCACATTTCTTGGAATTTACACAAATCATGAGATTGTAAGAGGATGGTGacaatctgaccgttgatcaaTCGTTTCGGCCACATAAGATCAGTGCCGTCGATTCATGCATAGAAGGAGAATGTATATTCTCATCATGGACATGAGAAGAATGATGAATTGAACGTTACCTTGGGCCCACGTAATTCATCTGATTGTGATTTACCACCGTTGATCTTCTTTAGCCCACAACTAAAAATGGGACCCACGTTCGAATTATCTTGAAAAATATTAATTTGCGGTTGGATTTCGCCGGAAAATTGAATTGGGAAATGGAGGTCGGAGAGAGGAGAGAAGGCTGGAAATAGAATTGTGGGGGGATTAGAGATGAAGAGAAGAACGGTGTTAGAAAATGTCTACATGATAATCCGAAACGGAAGGGTGGAAGAAAGGCCACGTCCCTACGTTCCAAACTGATTTTTTTAATTCCCAAAATACCCCTGAAATTATTTCATTTTCCCTCACGTGTAGAGTCGCGTAGGGACCTACActacctgtggggcccatcatgttgtctagtgacatccactccgtccatcgggaagttcctgcgctggaaatttaggtgggcccaccatgattcttgtgagaaatctacaccgtccatccattttgtgatatcAATTTatgatatgaggccaaaaatgggCCTGATGCAATACTCGGGTGGGCCGAAAAAGTGAGGATTAAaagtctacagttgaaatatttgtggcgccacagaagttttgaatcatgctaatatttgtgttttcagttcatccaagtagaaatgctgttatgaacggtatggatggcaagtaaacatcagTGTCAacccccaaggaggtttcaacggtaggaatttgtcacaccccgaaattcgagtacagagtgtgcaccctcagacccgagtttcggcccatgacacgtacactgagtgtactaatttcattcaattatacaattattcatttacctactagctctaccgtagatttatattccattcatactgaacaacatctcaaaaataaaaaatgatcatttattccaataattaatcataaacataactaaggactctctcaattgggatcttatgaaatgaaataaacatgtccaacaacttcaaagaattaatttacaatctaagaaaattaaatataattaaagtaaaaatatcatgactagtctaaggctgcaacttcttcttttgtcaagtaGGGTCACGTGTCCCTTAAGTCCTTTCTGGCTTGACCACATATTCCTATTTTTGAGCTACCGGCCCACCCTCATTCAcgtctgtatggtttttccatcaataaaaaaatataagctggccaggcttagtgatataacccagcatggttcataatcataacaattaaaataatgtaaaaatacatgtacaaagatatgaatgtaaaatggggtatgaatgcatcaaatggggtgatcgtccatctgcttgggttggaggtcgttaACCCGCATCTAtctgttgggtaggcttccacctttcggtaggcttgggcatagcccgcatctggtaacgctcta is a genomic window containing:
- the LOC131256520 gene encoding uncharacterized protein LOC131256520 — protein: MKDSHGTTSSTSSEKPTEDPHCTVTSIYQAKIGDVCRNVTVVWGKNLMNHTLILTVHSPHSDQHSTCKIDLKPWHFWNKKGFKSFDVDGKRINVFWDLRVAKFSGRSEPSSDYYVAMVCDEEVVLLLGDYKKEAYKRSKSRPSLINATLVSKKENVFGKRSFSARAKFDEKKDHEILIENSISMATESDMWISIDGIVMIHVNNLQWKFRGNQTVTVNEIPVQVFWDVHDWLFSGPGMVHALFIFKPGQPAQLPGQDGEDDGSDHGSRVSDGDGGYDGCLARNHGVQPGFSLFLYAWKVD